The window TTGCCCATGGCCATATAGGCCATACATGGCCAGAATGGCAGCTTGAGCCAGCCGGCCACCGCGCACAGCGGGTCACCCACCACGGGCAGCCAGCTCAGCAGGCAGGCACGCGCGCCAAAGCGCTTGAGCCAGTTCAGTGCCCGCACTTCCGTGGTATTGCCCCGTGCCTTGTCCACCGCCTTGTGCGCCCCCAAGCCCATCCACCAGCTCACGCCGCCGCCCAGGGTGTTGCCCACAGTGGCCACCAGAATGGCGGGCCAGAACAGGTCGGGGTTGAGCTTGATAAGGCCAAAGACTGCGGGCTCTGACCCCAGCGGCAGCAGCGTGGCCGAGACGAACGACACCACGAAGACCGTACTCAGGCCGAACTGCGGCAATGCCAGCCATTCG of the Acidovorax sp. 107 genome contains:
- a CDS encoding YqaA family protein; translated protein: MHQLLEWLALPQFGLSTVFVVSFVSATLLPLGSEPAVFGLIKLNPDLFWPAILVATVGNTLGGGVSWWMGLGAHKAVDKARGNTTEVRALNWLKRFGARACLLSWLPVVGDPLCAVAGWLKLPFWPCMAYMAMGKFLRYLAMTSVLLYFMPGHLSV